Genomic DNA from Maylandia zebra isolate NMK-2024a linkage group LG17, Mzebra_GT3a, whole genome shotgun sequence:
GGAAAAAATGTGAAGAAGATGAGAAGCACACTCGGTTTACTTTAGCGCTTTAGGTTTGGACTTTGCTCTTCTTGGCTGGTTCTAGAGATTTTTGATGCTGCCCCCTGGTGACAGTAAATAGTTAGAGCATGTGACTACAAAGCTCTGTGTAGGCTCATGGCCCAGCTGTACTGATGCCTTTAGATCTTTGGTTTCAAAGAACTACAAGAAAACCATTGGCTTTAGTACTGCCGTAGTGCAGGAGATGAGCCACAGCCAAACATGGCGGAAACTGTGTGGGTGGCCACAAATTGGCATGTGTTGGCTCCTATGgtatgtgtgttgtttttcagcCTCAGCCACTCatctaataatataatataatataatataatataatataataaagacATGAAATGGGCTGTGAGCTCTGTGGTGAGGTCAAGACattacctttaaaaaaagattatgaATTAAGAATATTAAAGGTGATCACAGCACATGATATCTAAGTCATTTATAACTTAAATGTGAGTATGCTTCGAAATCTTGATCAGCTTTGCTATGACTTTCAAATCTTTTGTAGGATCCCTTGGTTCCAGTACCCTATCATCTACGATATCAGAGCTAAACCCAGAAAAATCTCCTCTTTGACTGGAAGCAAAGGTAACAAACATGGGGGgctttctcactctctctctgtcacacactctCTATCTCGAttctttatttgttatttgtaaTAGTGATCTAGCTCGTGCTTGAGACAGCTGCTGATGAATGTATCGATGTGCCAGTATAATAACTGAGGCGAAAGATTTGTTTTAAGTTCAGAGTTACAAAGGCGAATATAACAAAACTTGTTGGAGAGGTGGCAAAGAAACCATTCAGTCATTTttggtgtgtgcatgtttgtttgtaGATCTGCAGATGGTGAATATTGGAGTGCGGGTGTTGTCCAGACCCATGGCATCCAACTTGCCAGCCATGTACCAACGGCTGGGGAAGGACTACGATGAGAGAGTCCTCCCGTCTATTGTCAACGAGATCCTAAAGTCTGTGGTAGCAAAGTTCAATGCCTCCCAGCTCATCACACAGAGAGCACAGGTACTGCAGCACCTTCGCACTGCTGGGGGGGATTCATGTTTTTCCTGTTGGCCAGTTACTGTAATCAGCATTGATAAGTTGATCCAGAACAGTAACTATAATATTCAGCTGATTCGACTGTAGATTCAGTCGTTCCACTAAGCTGACACACAGTGCAGATCATACTTGTGTTGCTGTGTCTCGTTTAGGTGTCTCTGCTGGTGCGCAGGGAGCTATTTGAAAGGGCGAAAGACTTCAACATCATTCTCGATGATGTCGCCATTACTGAGCTGAGTTTCAGCAACCAATACACTGCTGCTGTGGAAGCTAAGCAAGTTGGTAAGGCTCAGTATACCACAGTGTTATCAAACAGTGAGTCAGACTGCTCCAGTCTGTCATTAGCATCACTGGAGCAACAAACAGCGAAAATGCTGTTGCTATAGTTTTCATTATTGTCTCTGAAGTAAATGTGGCTGCTTGGGTTGCATTGACCACGCCTGTTGTCTTGTGTTTAGCTCAGCAAGAGGCCCAGAGGGCCCAGTTCTATGTGGAGAAAGCCAAACAAGATCAGCGACAGAAGATCATCCAGGCTGAAGGAGAGGCTGAAGCTGCTAAAATGGTAAGCAGACACTGACGTTGTCTCGGTGCAGTGTTAGCAGCAGTTATTACTGCAcaacaaaatgctgtttttctgaGAAGCTGTTACATGTCAGCCAAGAAATAAAGTTGTTCTCTATTATGTTGTACCTGAAACCTCTATGGTTTCACACATGTATGTAACCCGAGTCAGACAGCAAAACAAGTGCTGAGAATGAACTGTGAGAAACGTAAATATCCATAGAGAACAATCAAAAGTAATCATTCTCTACCTTTCTTGTCATATTGTATGAATGTCGTTAATAAtctaaacacaaactgtttccTTCAGCTCGGCCAAGCAGTGACTAAGAATCCTGGTTACCTGAAGCTGAGGAGAATCCGAGCGGCACAGAACATTGCTAAGACGGTCAGTACGCTCCTTCATTGCCTGTGGCTTCGTTTCTGTTTTGTCTTGACACTCAGTAAAATCCCAGAAATGCGTGCTCTGGCTTTTGAGTAATCAGCAGAATTCCTCCCCGAGGTGAAAATGTAGACTTTAACTCCCAACATTGGGAGGTGACTAATAATTGCTGTGTCTGCTTCCAGGTGGCATCGTCTCAGAACAAGGTGTATCTTAATGCTGACAGTTTGGTCCTAAACCTACAAGACCAGGCACTTTTTAACAAGTAGGTTTACCCACAGTCTCTGTCCCTCACAAACATACAGACCAACACACAAATGTCTGCATCGCttcattgtttcattttattactCGGACCATGCACAGATTACCAGTTTTGTACCAGATTTCGCTGTcagctaatttccatctgcatCACTTCAAAGGACGCTGCATCCTCTTTTAGTTTCCACTTGTCTTGACTGTGAACGATCGGAGGCTGAAGCTCAACTCCCACGTTCAGTTTTGTTGGCATCTGCACACAATCAGCAGACTGCACATGGCTCAGTAGTtacaaagtgaaacaacactTTACATTTCAGTGAGTAAAGCAGCCAGATCCCTGTGAACCTCTGTCTTAATCTACATCACTTTAACAGAAAGTATAAACAGTGTTTCTTTTCCTGTAAAATATCCTGCTGGCATCAACATAAATTCAATTGCAACATTATTGCCTTCACTAAATTCACTTTTATTAGTTTATAAAACAAAGCACAGTCTTTACTTTTTAGCTCATCCAGCTGAAGGACTTGTGCCATGTTGAGGCCTCCAGTGTCCATCTGTCCACAGTTCAGCTGCTGCTCTTCGTAGagtctttttaacattttagcaAAACTTGCAGGTGACGATCACCTAATGGTTTCCCCCACAAACTGTGCTCAAAGTTGCTTTACGGGCGGTGACCTACGAATGATGAGGGAGCCGGATGAGCTTTTACATTATTAAACTTCTGGTCTTTATGTAACTTTTCAAAAACAAACCGTTCTAAACAAAAACCCCTCAAACACACCTCTCCACCAAAGCATGGCACTTTTTACCCCATCAGCTGTGAAAGGCTATTGTGGTCACCAGTGTTGAAAATAgaaattagttactaattactgattacttctccaagagAGTAATCCTATTACTTTACTCatgacttattttcaaaagtacagTGCATGGTCGTACTCTATATTATCCATCGTTGATCTTCACACGTCGCACGCtcgtacgtcattgtcatgagacactctcacaaacaaaatcgcggtttagtaacgcagcgtgcttatgAGGAAgaaacagtaatctaattaccgtatttcccggactacagagcgcacctgaatattagccgcacaagctaaaatcaggggaaaatcctgttttgtacatacattagccgcacctgactaaaagccgcaggtgtttcaatgttgactcatcatatgtaagagaatatgcacaaagggaattgtcaggaaagagatggctgtttggagacacaccccttttattaatattttgaaaaacaagttatgggtacatatttgcataactttttaggtatatgtacaagtagcggtaattacaagtacgaaacatgtactgtgcttcataaatgagtaacaaatgtagtacataacaataacctacagcacaccagaaaaatagattctgactaccttttaggctcaggtgcagtgacacggctttaacaagaagaaaagtcagtcattcaccaccatcttcctctCTTtatcctgcgcactaaaaccaccaaagtcctcttctccagtgtcggaaacgaacaggctcaggatggcttcgtcatccactctcagcttctttcctttgttgtcagtgtcagagtcgaacaccctctgaagggccgtggcggtgtcctcctctccatcatgcagcagtccagcccttcgaaatccgttggtgatcgtggatgttttcacacttttccacgctgtcagattccaccggtggagttgagcataacttgcttttcgcaagtttatcgccgctcgtcatccacgactcccgctgaacgcgtagcgctactttgaagtttgtttttcgcgctacttgtacggcactacgttgcctggcggatgggcatgtgaccaacataccactcttgaaccccgatactgtgtgtctgatcacatgcccttcccccaggcaacgtagtgccgtacaacagcggaacaaacaaaacaaatcgtcttacgatatgacaaaaatcacggacaatccatagaaaagccgcacctgactaaaagccgcagggttcaaagcttgtgcaaaaagtagcggcttatagcccgacaattacagtacctttttgcaatagtaatcccttactctACTCGCTACTTGAAATAAGTAATTGGATTACAGTAATGTTACTGCCCATCCCTGGTCGTAACCCAGGCAGGTGGGCAGCATGCACACTGAAGTTTGTAAATGCAATAACACACAATGACCTTGAACTCAGTTCGAGTCAACTTGACGAGAGGTCAGGACTGGCAGCAGTCATTAGTTTTATATAGtaccaaataaaaacacaaactactTCCTCTGGAAAATGTATGAACACTCTTCAGTCTCTATTTTGTCCACAACACATAAGCAAGAAAACAGCTAACGGGCTTCACATCTGCATCGTATCTGAAACTCGTgcctttatttttgtaaatacagATTTAGTTCAACTAAATTTAATAAgtgaaatgtttaatatttattgcCTGTTCATCGCTAAAGGATCtggtctctgctctgtgttgcacTTTTCTTCTGACTCAGCTTTTTCAACAAGGTTGTTAAATTCCATTTCTACGTTTTACCACTGAGTTTATTTCCACTCCTGATAACATGAAATTTGAACAGTGTTGTGCTCGACAGCAGAGTTGTGACTCTGAGTTTAACTGTGTATAACAGTGTACGCTAATGTGGTGTTcccttgtttttcagtttgacaATGGGTGCAAAGAAGTGATGAAGAGGACACGAGCTCTTGCAGAGGCTGTTGATTTTGCTTTGTGCTACTGGAAAAATCAACGTACATGACTGGAAACTTGATTTCTTTatggtttttcttgttttaattcTCTCATGTGTCGGAGTGACTTTCATCAATGAGTTGTCTAGTGATACATAAAGGGGACGTTATTAAAATCCACATTGAATACGTCTAACAGATTTGTTGAAGAAAAGATCAAAATCCAGTTTTACCAGAGACTTTTGTGTTGAAGGATTTATGCAACAGTACATATGGATACTTAAGAAGATCAGAGACTTCTGTCAGGAGGAGCTCATTGGCCTAAAACGTCTCCAAGCCGCTTGT
This window encodes:
- the phb2b gene encoding prohibitin-2, coding for MANKEPNRFIQHLRDLAGRMSSSGGRGAGLGVKLLLGAGALAYGIKEATYTVEGGHRAIIFNRIGGVQMDTVLAEGLHFRIPWFQYPIIYDIRAKPRKISSLTGSKDLQMVNIGVRVLSRPMASNLPAMYQRLGKDYDERVLPSIVNEILKSVVAKFNASQLITQRAQVSLLVRRELFERAKDFNIILDDVAITELSFSNQYTAAVEAKQVAQQEAQRAQFYVEKAKQDQRQKIIQAEGEAEAAKMLGQAVTKNPGYLKLRRIRAAQNIAKTVASSQNKVYLNADSLVLNLQDQALFNNLTMGAKK